From the genome of Haloplanus vescus:
CGGTGTACGGCGACGGCGAGATTCACGTCGACCCGAATCCGTAGTCAGTCCTCGTACTCGTCGGTGAGAAGGCGGTCGAGACGCTCGGCCGACCAGTCACCCTCGGTGAGTCGCACCGTCTCGTCCTCGCGGTCGAACGCGACGAGGTTCGCCTCGGCCAGTCGCGGCACGTGAATCGACGCCAGCGCCGTGTACGCGCGGTTCCAGTCGTCGCCGCTGGGGTCGTCGTGTTCGTGGCGAGCGAGCAACGTCGCCAGTCGCTCCAATTCGAGACAGGATACCGACGCGTCCAACAGCGTCCGCAACACGAACCGTCGGCGGCGGTTCGACAACAGGGTTCGAAAGTCGGGGTCGTCGGTCGCGGCGGGCGTACACACCTCGTCGAACAGCGACTGGACCGTCCGAATCGTCTGCTCGTCGACCGCCGAGGTATCAACGCGGACGACGACGCTCGCGTCGGCGCGCGCCGCGCTCTGGACGAGGAGGTGGAGCAACTGGAAGCCGGATTCGGCGTCGCTCGCGTCGAGGAAGGGGGCGAGGGCGTCGAGATAGACGAGGGCTTCGCGGTCGGCGTCGGCCCAGTCGTCGAGATAGAGCGTGATGGCGGTGCCGAGTCGGCGGAGGTCGGACGGGTCCGACATCGACGTGAGCGTGACGTCGCCACCCGAGAGCGAGCGACGCGAGGGACCGTCCGTCGCGGACGCGGAGCGGTCGAACTCGGCGTAGGTGACGACGCCGAGGGTGGCGGGAACGGTTCCGGCACGCTGGCGCCACGCCTCAACGACGTCCCGCATCGTCCGCGCCGCCGAGACGACGAGGACGTTCGTCATCGGGTCGACGTCCAGATGCGCGTCGACCGTCGTCTCGTCGTCGGTCAACAGCAACGTCGCGGTCGGCCGGGACGCCTCGGGCACACCACTCGACTCACTGCCGTCCGCTCCCCCCATACTGACGACAGTTGATTGTCGTGACACGGTATAAATGTAGGTGAACGTGGTTACCGTTCGTCGCGCGAGTCCAGCGGCGTGCCGTCTCGCGGGCAGTATTCGACCGACGGGTCGCGACTGCTGAAGCCACAGGCCGGACAGCGCCGGACCGACGGCGTCGACGCACTCCGGCGCCACAGCAGGGGCACGAACGGCAACACGAGCAAGAACAACAGGGTGTCGAAGTAGTACCACGCGGCGGCGCTCACGAGGAGACTCGCGGCGAGTCCGGCGACGGCCGTCAGGGTTCGTGACCCAACCATACGGTGACGAGGAGTGCGTCCCGGCTCACGTAAGTCATCACCGGTGGCTCGCCGAGACGGGCATCCACCGGAAAACGGTCCGTATCAGTCGTCCGCGGGCACCACGTCGCGAGCGGTGTCGGCGTCGCCCGGCGGCGCGTCGAGGACGTCGATGCGAGTGACCCACTTGACCCGCTCCCAGCAGTCGGCGTCGTCGATGAGGAGGCGGACGGGGCCGCCCCGGTCCGTGGGAATCGGGTCGCCGTCGAGACGGACGGCGAGGTGTGCGTCTCGGAGTCGGTCGAGTTCGAACCCGCAGGCGAACGCCTCGTCAGAGGAGTGGACGAGGGCGTGCGAGGCGTCGGCGTCGGGCGCGACCCGGTCGAGTAGCGCGCCGACGCGGACGCCACGCCACTGTTCGGCCGGCCTCTCACCTTCGCAGCCCGTCGACGCCGCGACGGTGGCCGTCGCCACGTCGGCGAGGTCCGGCACCGACATCGTCTGCGCGTCGGCGACGGCGCCGTCGACGGTGACCGTCCAGCGCGCCGGGTCGGTGTCCTCCGGCGGGTCCGAGTGTGCCATACGGGACGTGAAGCCGCGCACGGACAAATCTGTTTGGCCGAACGTCTCCGTCGTTCGTGGCGACGAGACGAAAGATACACCTGTGGGTAATTAGATGTAATTACCACGATGACGGACTCGCACGTTCGCTCGACGCCGGAGGTTCCGCGGCGTGTCGACTATCTGCTCGGAGCGATGGGCCTCGCGCTCTTCGGCGGGGTCGGAATCGGTGTCATCTCGGCTGCACCGGTCGAAATCGCGGCCGGTGTCGGCGCCGTCTTCGCGGCGTGTCTCCTCGCAATCGGGCTGACCCGCTACCCGCGCGGCGCCTGAGCGTCACCGGCGACGGACGAGGATAGCGACGAGGACGACCGGCCCGCCAATCGCCAGTAGCGGCACGTCGATTGGCCCCACGAACGGCAGTGGGACCGTGACCGAGGCTCCGAGGAGGCTCCCGAGTTGGGGCACGGGAACGACGATACCGACGAACGGAATGCGAATCCCGTTCGACCCGGATTCGACAGGGACCGCTGGGGCGTCACCCTCGTCCGCCGCCGCGCTGGACGTTCCCGCCGGGTCGCTCGGCGTGGGTTCTTGGTCGGTGACGGTCGTGTTCGCCAGATGTTCGGCCCCGCTCGCGTCCCGGACCCGAACTCGGATTCGGGTCTCGTCGGGCGCCCCGTCGAGACGGGTCGCGAACGAGCCGTTCGCGTCGAGCGTCGTGGATTGGATGTCGACTATCTGCCCGGTTTCGGGGTCGAGCGTCTCGACGCGGACCGAGCGCACCTGCCCGTCGGTGACGCGTCCGCCAACGGCGACCCGTCGGTCGGCGACGTAGCCCGTCTGCTCGTCGTGAATCGTGATATTCGGCGCGAGGAACTCCGAGAGCGTGTAGTTCCACGTCTGCTCGTTGCCGGCGGTGTCGTTGACGCCGATGACGACGTAGTCCGTGTCAGGCGGGTGGTAAGCCGTCGTTCCGAACGTGGCGTTGTGTCTGTCGCGGTCGGGCGCGGTGCCCTGCGAGAAGACGAACGGGTGGCGAGTGACATCGAGAGTGTCGTCTTCGTCGTCCTCGCTGTCGTCTTCGTCGTCATCCCCGCCCGCGTCCTCACCGGACTCCACCCAGACGCTCTGTACCTGTACGTTGTCGGTGGCGTATCCCTCGATGTAGAGGCGGGTCGGCGACTCCCACTTGATATCAGTAATCGTCAGCGAGGGTTCCGTGTCGTCCTCGACAGTGACGGTGAACTGGTGGATACGAGCGTTGCCGACGGCGTCCTCGGCCTGCACCGTGAATTCGTTGTCGCCGAGTGCGAGAAAGACTGGCTGTGAGAAGTTGCCGCCGGGGCCGGCGATGAGGTGTTGGCGCTTGCCCTCGCGCTCGGCGCTGTGGACCGTCTCGTACGTGTACTCGTGGTCGACGCGGACGGTATCGACGGTCGAGATATCGGTGAGTGACCCGTTGATGGTGACGTTGCCACGGTTCACGGTGAGTTCGTCCGTCGGCGGTTCGTCGACGTCGTCCGATTCCGATTCGAATGGGTCGGAGTAGTTCACGACCGGGGCTTCGTCGTCGAGTACGACGGTCGATTCGTGGGTCGCGACCCCGTCGGCCCGAGCGACGACGGTGAGTCGGTGGGCGCCGGTTTCGAGGTCGAGCACGATGCTGCGCTCGAAGTGCTGGCTCGACGGCTCGAAGGCGTGCCGCGTCGCGCCGTCGACACGCACCTCGATGCGGTCGATTGGCGCTTGGGCGTCTGCGGTCACGTCGACGACCGGGTCGGTCTGGGTGTGGTAGGTGTCGCCGCGGTCGAGGGGTTGGGCGTCGACGCCGACGGAGACGGTTGGCGAGGGCGGCGACTGCGCCGTCACGAGCGGCGACGCTCCGGCACAGAGAAGGGCGAGAGCGAGGGCGACGGCGACGCGGGAATCCATAC
Proteins encoded in this window:
- a CDS encoding DUF7504 family protein — encoded protein: MGGADGSESSGVPEASRPTATLLLTDDETTVDAHLDVDPMTNVLVVSAARTMRDVVEAWRQRAGTVPATLGVVTYAEFDRSASATDGPSRRSLSGGDVTLTSMSDPSDLRRLGTAITLYLDDWADADREALVYLDALAPFLDASDAESGFQLLHLLVQSAARADASVVVRVDTSAVDEQTIRTVQSLFDEVCTPAATDDPDFRTLLSNRRRRFVLRTLLDASVSCLELERLATLLARHEHDDPSGDDWNRAYTALASIHVPRLAEANLVAFDREDETVRLTEGDWSAERLDRLLTDEYED
- a CDS encoding molybdopterin-dependent oxidoreductase, whose translation is MAHSDPPEDTDPARWTVTVDGAVADAQTMSVPDLADVATATVAASTGCEGERPAEQWRGVRVGALLDRVAPDADASHALVHSSDEAFACGFELDRLRDAHLAVRLDGDPIPTDRGGPVRLLIDDADCWERVKWVTRIDVLDAPPGDADTARDVVPADD